A genomic region of Haliotis asinina isolate JCU_RB_2024 chromosome 1, JCU_Hal_asi_v2, whole genome shotgun sequence contains the following coding sequences:
- the LOC137297832 gene encoding prolyl 4-hydroxylase subunit alpha-2-like: protein MDYMASERDMSPKICLINLFLFYIITTHNISVGFQPSTARYETFFNSEHRIVEGLDRYIRHETERLEIIKKSSGYEDEIPFVEQRIETLTSFYKQAKANASAVSDDIRNLRIQHPTSTLVGFKNFVTNWTPFLHNETLYGFRLLEFLNVTMKDIPDQTDLANHLGNLIYIHLFYNLSASDIFDGDILGQKGSPLTVMDAYDLAQFAKETDKPRLALQWFQVTLEQSKKIGNKTDINIPILLTEIALLHGQFDDWDKATPLVEEAFALNDTDDVVFKRYARVTTENVPRYSNFEDRTPVYWTNFTTLCQANVTFKPPQKWFHRCRYRCSPIPFKRYREEILSLSPYVSVFHNVISDDLINDIKTKTAKNLTKATNYYYTKLEGTEILENHTSARVLTKIAGDISGLNASYTPGEVSSGGTLRVLNFGPCGMGKPHNHTSMYDERMFLSGDKVGFVTFYLSDVESGGATVFLDIGLRYQPKKGSALLWFVVQPNGDDDLRLNKAECPMAVGDKWIVEKDIHFHMNQAARPCALKVKGNQIGLDRAVHRFRHCRL from the exons ATGGACTACATGGCGTCAGAACGAGACATGTCTCCGAAAATATGCCTGATAAACCTCTTTTTATTCTACATTATAACCACACATAATATATCTGTTGGTTTCCAACCATCCACTGCCCGATATGAGACGTTTTTCAACTCCGAACATCGAATTGTTGAGGGGCTTGACAGATACATTCGCCATGAAACTGAACGTTTGGAAATCATCAAAAA GTCGTCTGGTTATGAGGATGAAATTCCCTTCGTAGAACAGCGGATCGAGACACTGACTAG TTTTTACAAACAAGCCAAGGCGAACGCCAGCGCTGTCAGTGACGACATCCGGAACCTTCGTATACAACATCCAACATCTACACTTGTGGGCTTTAAGAACTTCGTCACCAACTGGACCCCGTTTCTACACAATGAGACTCTATATGGATTTA GATTATTGGAGTTTTTGAACGTGACTATGAAGGACATTCCGGACCAAACTGACCTGGCCAACCACTTGGGCAACCTCATCTACATCCACCTGTTTTACAACCTGTCTGCTAGCGACATCTTCGACGGTGACATCTTGGGTCAGAAAGGTTCCCCCTTGACTGTGATGGACGCTTATGACCTTGCCCAATTCGCCAAAGAAACTGACAAGCCTAGACTAGCCCTGCAGTGGTTCCAGGTGACACTGGAACAGTCCAAGAAGATTGGTAACAAGACCGACATAAACATACCGATTTTGCTGACAGAAATTGCCCTTTTACATGGCCAG TTCGACGACTGGGATAAAGCCACCCCACTAGTAGAGGAAGCCTTTGCTTTGA ATGACACGGACGATGTGGTGTTCAAACGCTATGCGCGAGTAACCACTGAAAATGTCCCCCGCTATAGCAACTTTGAGGACAGGACTCCCGTTTACTGGACGAACTTCACAACATTATGCCAGGCAAATGTCACCTTCAAG CCGCCGCAGAAGTGGTTCCACCGATGCCGTTACCGCTGCTCACCTATTCCATTCAAGCGTTACCGGGAGGAGATCCTCAGCTTGTCCCCTTACGTATCGGTGTTTCATAACGTCATCAGTGATGACCTCATCAATGACATCAAAACGAAAACAGCTAAAAAT CTGACGAAAGCTACGAATTACTattacaccaagcttgaagg CACTGAGATCCTTGAGAACCACACCTCTGCCCGAGTGTTGACGAAGATTGCCGGTGATATTAGTGGACTCAACGCCTCATACACCCCAGGAGAGGTGTCCAGCGGTGGTACCCTCAGG GTTCTCAACTTCGGCCCTTGCGGTATGGGGAAGCCTCACAACCACACGTCCATG TACGACGAGAGAATGTTTCTGTCTGGAGATAAAGTTGGATTCGTTACGTTTTAT TTGTCGGACGTTGAGAGCGGAGGAGCCACAGTCTTTCTGGACATCGGACTGAGATACCAGCCCAAGAAG GGTTCAGCGTTGCTATGGTTCGTGGTCCAGCCCAACGGAGATGACGACTTGAGACTGAACAAAGCTGAATGTCCCATGGCTGTTGGCGACAAGTGGA